The following proteins are encoded in a genomic region of Leptospira andrefontaineae:
- a CDS encoding methionine ABC transporter ATP-binding protein: MVRETEVKENSQTILEFRNVFKTFPRSIHPSIEDISLKIDKGEIFGIIGTTGAGKSTLLRFANLLETPDSGQVFFQSSDISHLKGEELRHHRSKVGMVFQQSHLVLNRKVFDNIALPLKAAGWKKEKIRARVIELLSLIGLEDKIDSYPNQLSGGQKQRVGIARAIANHPTLLLCDEPTSALDPETTRSILGLLRDIHKKFSITILIVTHEMNVVREICNSVAVLEKGKLIETGSVYSLFADPSQEITKKLTGHAFTNSIPEETLARTEGRILRVVLKNEIATEPVLGKVIRATNHVPNIIHSKIEYISGKPIGVFYLETDPSDNSTDTVRAAFVRYGATVEEIFR; the protein is encoded by the coding sequence ATGGTTCGGGAAACGGAAGTAAAAGAAAACTCACAAACAATATTAGAATTTCGGAACGTTTTTAAAACGTTCCCGAGATCTATACATCCTTCTATCGAGGATATCTCCCTAAAGATAGATAAGGGGGAAATTTTCGGGATTATAGGGACCACAGGAGCCGGAAAGAGCACCTTACTTAGATTCGCAAATTTATTGGAAACACCTGATTCAGGACAGGTATTTTTCCAATCTTCAGATATCTCCCATTTAAAGGGAGAAGAACTCAGACATCATAGATCTAAGGTGGGAATGGTATTCCAACAATCTCATCTTGTCTTAAACCGAAAAGTTTTCGATAATATCGCACTCCCCTTAAAAGCCGCAGGATGGAAAAAAGAAAAGATCCGCGCGAGAGTAATCGAACTTCTCTCCTTGATAGGACTCGAAGATAAAATAGATTCCTATCCGAACCAACTCAGTGGCGGACAAAAACAAAGGGTCGGAATCGCAAGAGCAATCGCCAACCATCCAACTCTACTATTATGCGATGAACCTACTTCCGCATTGGATCCGGAAACCACTCGTTCTATTTTAGGACTTTTAAGAGATATTCACAAAAAATTTTCGATCACAATTCTGATTGTTACCCATGAAATGAATGTGGTTCGAGAGATCTGTAACTCTGTTGCAGTATTAGAAAAAGGTAAACTGATCGAAACCGGATCTGTTTATTCTTTATTTGCCGACCCTTCTCAAGAAATTACTAAAAAGCTTACTGGACATGCCTTCACTAACTCAATTCCAGAAGAGACCTTGGCAAGAACGGAAGGCAGAATATTAAGAGTAGTGCTAAAAAACGAGATCGCTACGGAGCCAGTGCTCGGAAAAGTGATCCGTGCCACGAACCATGTCCCGAATATCATTCACAGTAAAATTGAATATATTTCGGGAAAACCAATCGGAGTTTTTTATCTGGAAACAGACCCGTCCGATAATAGCACGGACACGGTTAGAGCTGCATTCGTAAGATACGGAGCCACTGTGGAGGAAATATTCAGATGA
- a CDS encoding c-type cytochrome has protein sequence MDDRLTFKDRYRSRILLGVFASVFFFIFGTVSLLFADDWDKSNEDKWNAAFMETVARGEKLFHGPELGGNTVQCAMCHPNATNTHPETYPKFQKQIGKVSTLREMINWCIQNPLQGKPLAYDDPKMIALEAYIMYERRNSVLAPGKH, from the coding sequence ATGGACGATCGGCTTACTTTCAAAGATAGATATAGATCCAGAATTTTATTAGGGGTCTTCGCTTCCGTTTTCTTTTTCATTTTCGGGACAGTTTCCTTGCTCTTCGCAGATGACTGGGACAAATCAAATGAAGACAAATGGAATGCTGCATTTATGGAAACTGTGGCTCGAGGTGAGAAACTTTTTCATGGACCCGAATTGGGCGGAAATACGGTCCAATGTGCTATGTGTCATCCGAATGCAACGAATACACATCCGGAAACTTATCCTAAATTCCAGAAACAGATCGGTAAGGTTTCCACATTGAGAGAAATGATCAACTGGTGTATCCAAAATCCTCTGCAAGGAAAACCTTTAGCTTATGACGATCCTAAGATGATTGCATTAGAAGCTTATATCATGTATGAGAGAAGAAACTCCGTTCTCGCCCCGGGAAAACATTAG
- a CDS encoding MBOAT family O-acyltransferase, translating to MNFNSFGFFIFLLITFTLYYLPFLKRFQLLTVVAASFYFYAYTDPWLLILLLFSIFWNASIVYLIQTPDFRSKKAVLALGVVLNLSVLFFFKYSGLFAKTFLGNSGSSELHWIFLIPLPIGISFYTFHGISMVVDFYRIGTEIFKEKVPYPKLVLQSSLYINFFPQLVAGPIVKAKEFFPQIKTKDFKDIPWIAAAKILILGYFLKTVIADNLNDLTFVIDFPYNAHHSTLTLILLIFGYSAQIFSDFAGYSLIAIGTAFLFGYRLPTNFNFPYISSNFSEFWRRWHISLSTWLRDYLYIPLGGNRKGNFRTYINLFLVMALGGLWHGAEWRYMVWGIGHGLLLLIERFLDQNLPFKLPENRFFSFIKAGFVFLCVSLLWLLFRLPDFETAVKYLKLLGTNLSLGTDWELCTFLIFFSIPVFFYHVYGWYKEKYPEETVEKVSNIGYAFLLFMIVLNKGPSAAFIYFQF from the coding sequence ATGAATTTTAATAGTTTTGGATTTTTCATATTCCTATTAATTACCTTTACCCTTTACTATCTCCCTTTCCTAAAAAGATTCCAACTTCTGACAGTAGTTGCCGCGAGTTTTTATTTTTACGCATATACCGATCCTTGGTTACTCATCTTACTTTTGTTCTCTATCTTCTGGAACGCAAGTATCGTATATCTGATCCAAACCCCGGATTTTAGATCTAAAAAAGCAGTCTTGGCTTTAGGTGTGGTCCTGAACTTAAGCGTATTATTCTTCTTTAAATATAGCGGACTATTCGCCAAAACTTTCTTGGGCAATTCGGGATCCTCGGAACTACATTGGATTTTCCTAATACCTCTTCCGATCGGTATTTCTTTTTACACCTTTCATGGGATCAGTATGGTGGTGGATTTTTACAGGATAGGCACTGAAATTTTCAAGGAGAAGGTCCCCTACCCTAAACTTGTCCTACAATCTTCCCTCTATATTAATTTTTTTCCTCAGTTGGTAGCAGGCCCTATCGTTAAGGCAAAGGAATTTTTCCCTCAAATCAAAACGAAAGATTTCAAAGACATTCCCTGGATTGCAGCTGCGAAAATATTAATACTTGGGTATTTTCTAAAAACTGTGATCGCAGATAACTTAAATGATCTTACATTCGTTATCGATTTTCCTTATAATGCACATCATTCGACTCTTACTTTAATATTGCTGATTTTCGGTTATTCCGCTCAGATCTTTTCAGACTTTGCTGGATATTCTTTGATAGCGATCGGAACTGCATTCTTATTCGGCTATAGACTTCCAACCAATTTCAATTTTCCTTATATATCTTCTAACTTTTCCGAATTTTGGAGAAGATGGCATATCTCCCTTTCAACTTGGCTTAGGGATTATTTGTATATTCCTTTGGGTGGAAATAGAAAAGGAAATTTCAGGACATATATAAATCTATTTTTGGTCATGGCATTAGGCGGTCTTTGGCATGGAGCAGAATGGAGATATATGGTTTGGGGAATCGGCCATGGACTTCTGTTATTAATTGAAAGATTCCTAGATCAAAATCTTCCATTTAAACTTCCTGAGAATCGTTTTTTCTCCTTCATAAAAGCAGGATTTGTATTCTTATGTGTTTCTCTTCTATGGTTATTATTCCGTTTACCTGATTTCGAAACTGCAGTTAAGTATCTTAAATTATTAGGTACAAATTTAAGTTTGGGGACAGATTGGGAACTTTGCACTTTCTTAATATTCTTCTCTATTCCCGTGTTCTTTTATCATGTTTACGGATGGTATAAGGAGAAGTATCCGGAAGAAACAGTGGAGAAGGTTTCGAATATCGGTTATGCATTCTTACTATTTATGATCGTTCTGAACAAGGGGCCTTCTGCCGCATTTATCTATTTTCAGTTTTAA
- a CDS encoding methionine ABC transporter permease, whose product MNFSKWIELYPELVNAFGQTFLMLGISLSSALVFGIPLGFLIYLTDKKLFIPNKFFHAVLGVLANLIRSIPFVILLVALIPLTQSLVGTTIGPLAASVPLSVAAIPFLARLVETSLREIPEGVLEAAVSTGAKLNLIIREVLIPEALPGIYSAITVTTISLLGYSAMAGIVGGGGIGDLAIRFGYYRYEDDIMFATVFILIALVQTFQWIGDKTRKNSDKRVSH is encoded by the coding sequence ATGAATTTTTCCAAATGGATAGAATTATACCCGGAACTAGTCAATGCATTTGGACAAACATTCTTAATGCTTGGAATCTCCTTATCCTCTGCTTTGGTATTCGGAATTCCTTTGGGATTTCTAATTTATCTCACTGACAAAAAACTATTTATACCGAACAAATTCTTTCATGCAGTGCTTGGAGTATTGGCAAACTTGATCCGATCCATTCCATTCGTGATCTTACTCGTCGCACTTATCCCTCTCACTCAGTCCTTAGTAGGAACTACTATCGGCCCACTTGCTGCATCTGTCCCTCTTTCCGTTGCGGCAATCCCGTTTTTAGCCAGATTAGTTGAAACTTCTCTTAGAGAAATTCCAGAAGGAGTTTTAGAGGCAGCAGTTTCTACAGGAGCAAAACTCAATTTGATTATCAGGGAAGTCTTGATACCGGAAGCTTTGCCTGGGATTTATTCAGCGATCACTGTTACCACAATTAGCCTACTAGGATACTCGGCGATGGCCGGAATTGTAGGTGGTGGAGGGATTGGAGATCTTGCAATCCGATTCGGATATTATAGATACGAAGACGATATTATGTTTGCGACAGTTTTTATTCTGATCGCTTTAGTCCAAACATTCCAATGGATCGGAGACAAAACCCGCAAAAACAGTGACAAAAGAGTCTCTCATTAA
- a CDS encoding metallophosphoesterase family protein has translation MEEGKLSRKDFLRRTGGLLAASIVPMSLVEIACGGRGKGTHEKFTFAFISDPHLTHIKGTNFVRNFDNGLNKAIETVNLMFPRPDFVVFGGDLAQLGKREELDHGMELLSKLKVPVKFVIGEHDYYLDMGNYWQDKISKLNYSFDHKGVHFVVLNSILTYDNWIKRWKTPEERMNEMARLDNPNGSPFMVGDDQIAWLKKDLEDIKSGTPLVVLSHSPLYKIYKPWNFWTDDAEQIQSVLSKFDNVTVFHGHVHQVLYNQIKNISFYALMSTAWPWPYPESYTQSPHYIPKMTVFMNRQDPFHERDGTGWAFVNMDNAREEMHYKLWENKDRIVKYDESAGHPVDSTYQKPETRILPQTHY, from the coding sequence ATGGAAGAGGGAAAACTGAGCAGGAAAGATTTTTTGCGCAGAACGGGAGGTCTACTCGCCGCGAGTATTGTTCCAATGAGTTTGGTGGAGATCGCCTGCGGAGGAAGAGGAAAGGGCACTCATGAAAAATTTACATTTGCGTTCATATCGGATCCTCACCTAACGCATATTAAAGGAACTAATTTTGTTCGGAACTTTGATAATGGCCTAAATAAGGCGATCGAAACGGTGAACTTAATGTTCCCAAGGCCTGACTTTGTTGTATTCGGAGGAGACCTTGCTCAGTTAGGAAAAAGAGAAGAACTGGATCATGGTATGGAACTTCTATCCAAACTAAAAGTGCCAGTCAAGTTTGTGATCGGTGAACATGATTATTATTTGGATATGGGAAATTATTGGCAGGATAAGATCAGTAAGCTCAATTATTCCTTCGATCATAAGGGGGTTCATTTCGTTGTTTTGAATAGTATTCTTACATATGACAATTGGATCAAACGTTGGAAAACTCCTGAAGAAAGAATGAACGAAATGGCACGCCTGGATAATCCAAACGGTTCTCCATTTATGGTGGGTGACGATCAGATAGCTTGGTTGAAAAAGGACTTGGAGGATATTAAAAGTGGAACTCCTTTAGTAGTTCTTTCTCATTCTCCATTATATAAAATTTATAAACCTTGGAATTTCTGGACGGACGATGCGGAGCAGATCCAATCCGTCTTAAGTAAATTTGATAATGTAACAGTCTTCCACGGACATGTACATCAGGTCTTATATAATCAGATCAAGAATATAAGTTTCTATGCATTGATGTCTACCGCATGGCCATGGCCTTATCCTGAAAGTTACACTCAGTCGCCACATTATATTCCTAAGATGACTGTATTCATGAACCGTCAGGATCCATTCCACGAGAGGGACGGAACAGGTTGGGCATTCGTAAATATGGATAATGCAAGAGAGGAAATGCATTATAAACTTTGGGAGAATAAGGATCGGATCGTAAAATACGACGAATCCGCAGGACATCCGGTAGATTCAACTTATCAAAAGCCTGAAACTAGAATTCTTCCTCAAACACATTATTAG
- a CDS encoding MetQ/NlpA family ABC transporter substrate-binding protein produces the protein MNRKLFIIVLCLLPFFINCGKKEAPNLPGDRKNLKIGICPGPYGDLLKKGVFPDLEKKGYKIEIVQFSDYIQPNLALASGDIDANLFQHLPYLKKFTADKNLKLSAIINIPTAPMSVFAGKTKNPKDIKDKASIALPNDPTNLLRALKLFQELGFIKVNPEALPTKASLNDITENKKQIQFLPLEAAQLPRSLESTDFSAINGNFALASGLDLTKAVILEKLAEEHKNIIVVREEEKDSVFAKDIVEAVKSENFETVIDQDFKGFQKPEWFGKRK, from the coding sequence ATGAATCGAAAGCTATTTATCATAGTACTCTGCCTTCTTCCTTTCTTTATAAACTGCGGAAAGAAAGAGGCCCCCAATCTTCCGGGTGATAGAAAGAATCTGAAGATCGGGATTTGCCCTGGTCCTTACGGTGATCTTTTGAAGAAAGGAGTGTTTCCGGATCTAGAGAAGAAGGGATACAAGATAGAGATCGTTCAGTTCAGCGATTATATCCAACCGAATCTAGCTTTGGCTTCCGGCGATATAGATGCGAATTTGTTCCAACATCTTCCGTATCTGAAAAAGTTTACAGCGGATAAAAATCTAAAGTTAAGTGCCATTATCAATATTCCCACAGCTCCTATGTCTGTGTTTGCAGGAAAGACTAAAAATCCTAAGGATATAAAAGATAAGGCTTCGATAGCTCTTCCAAACGATCCGACCAACTTGCTAAGAGCTTTAAAACTTTTCCAAGAATTAGGTTTTATTAAAGTAAATCCGGAAGCACTTCCTACTAAGGCTTCATTAAACGATATCACTGAAAACAAAAAACAGATCCAATTCTTACCTTTAGAAGCGGCTCAACTTCCTAGATCTTTAGAAAGTACTGACTTTTCTGCGATCAATGGAAATTTCGCACTCGCTTCCGGTTTGGATCTGACAAAAGCAGTGATCTTGGAAAAGCTGGCAGAAGAACATAAAAATATCATTGTAGTTCGTGAAGAAGAAAAAGACAGCGTTTTTGCCAAAGACATAGTCGAGGCAGTGAAGTCTGAAAACTTCGAAACAGTTATAGACCAAGACTTTAAAGGATTCCAAAAGCCGGAATGGTTCGGGAAACGGAAGTAA